Proteins from a single region of Pseudomonas sp. BSw22131:
- a CDS encoding SPFH domain-containing protein — translation MQIGSVVLLFVALAIAIVFMGFKVVPQGYQWTVERFGRYTNTLKPGLNIIVPVMDRIGRKINVMESVLDIPPQEVITADNATVQIDAVCFFQVVNTAQAAYEINNLEHALRNLLQTNIRTVLGSMELDAMLSQRDNINEKLLRTVDEATAPWGIKITRIEIKDISPPADLMAAMSGQMKAERIKRAQILEAEGLRASAILTAEGKKQAQILEAEGGRQAAFLESEARERQAEAEARATQVVSEAIATGNVQAINYFVAQKYIDALGQLASANNSKVILMPLEASQVIGAVGGIGEIVKATFGTQPPTPTKTV, via the coding sequence ATGCAAATCGGTAGTGTGGTTTTACTGTTCGTCGCTTTGGCGATCGCCATTGTGTTCATGGGTTTCAAGGTCGTGCCGCAAGGTTATCAATGGACGGTCGAACGCTTTGGTCGATACACCAACACCCTTAAACCGGGCCTGAACATCATCGTGCCGGTCATGGACCGCATCGGGCGCAAGATCAATGTCATGGAAAGCGTGCTGGATATCCCGCCGCAGGAAGTCATCACCGCTGACAACGCCACCGTACAGATCGATGCAGTGTGCTTCTTCCAGGTGGTCAATACCGCTCAGGCGGCTTACGAGATCAACAACCTGGAACACGCGCTGCGCAACCTGCTGCAAACCAATATTCGCACTGTGCTCGGCTCCATGGAGCTGGACGCGATGCTCAGCCAGCGCGACAACATCAATGAAAAACTGCTTCGTACTGTCGATGAAGCGACGGCGCCGTGGGGCATCAAGATCACCCGGATTGAAATCAAGGACATCAGCCCGCCTGCCGACTTGATGGCTGCAATGAGTGGCCAGATGAAGGCGGAGCGGATCAAGCGTGCGCAGATTCTGGAGGCTGAAGGCTTGCGAGCGTCTGCGATCCTCACTGCCGAAGGTAAGAAGCAGGCGCAGATCCTCGAAGCCGAAGGCGGACGGCAGGCTGCATTCCTCGAATCTGAGGCGCGAGAACGCCAGGCCGAAGCAGAGGCCAGGGCAACGCAAGTGGTTTCCGAAGCTATCGCCACCGGCAACGTTCAGGCGATCAATTATTTCGTCGCGCAAAAGTACATTGATGCGCTGGGCCAACTGGCGTCCGCCAACAACAGCAAAGTGATCCTGATGCCGCTGGAAGCCAGCCAGGTAATTGGCGCGGTGGGCGGTATCGGGGAGATCGTCAAAGCCACGTTCGGCACGCAGCCACCCACACCGACCAAGACGGTCTGA
- a CDS encoding NfeD family protein, which yields MLDYLQNLAFWDWLALGTVLLILEVFGAGGYLLWIGVAAASVGILTYIVTGMPWELQFLLFALLSVLTAVYWWRRQRVVIRQSDQPGLNMRGQELIGRTFIVHDAIVAGRGKIKVNDGVWMVIGPDALAGSLVRVVSQEGAILKVEPA from the coding sequence ATGCTGGACTACCTGCAAAATCTGGCGTTCTGGGACTGGCTTGCGCTGGGTACCGTGCTGTTGATTCTCGAAGTGTTTGGCGCGGGCGGGTATCTGCTGTGGATAGGCGTGGCGGCCGCGTCGGTCGGCATCCTGACCTACATCGTTACCGGTATGCCGTGGGAACTGCAGTTTCTGCTGTTTGCCTTGCTGTCGGTGCTGACTGCTGTCTACTGGTGGCGCCGGCAGCGTGTGGTCATACGGCAATCCGATCAGCCAGGGCTGAACATGCGTGGACAGGAATTGATCGGGCGGACGTTTATCGTGCATGACGCCATTGTCGCGGGGCGCGGCAAGATCAAGGTCAATGACGGTGTATGGATGGTCATTGGGCCTGACGCGCTGGCAGGTAGCCTGGTGCGAGTGGTGAGTCAGGAGGGGGCGATCCTCAAGGTCGAACCTGCTTGA
- the elbB gene encoding isoprenoid biosynthesis glyoxalase ElbB, which produces MTKKVAVILSGCGVYDGAEIQESVLTLLRLDQRGAHVKCFAPNIAQHHVVNHITGEEMPETRNVLVESARIVRGAIEDIREADISEFDALIIPGGFGAAKNLSNFAAEGAGCKLQVEVLAMAEAFAEAGKPIGLICVSPALAAKIYGPGVTCTIGNDADTAAKITKMGGQHEDCEATEIVEDKARKLVCTPAYMVATSIGEAAAGINKLVDRVLELTQQNE; this is translated from the coding sequence ATGACCAAGAAAGTGGCCGTCATTCTTTCCGGCTGTGGCGTTTATGACGGCGCAGAAATCCAGGAAAGCGTACTTACCCTGCTGCGGCTTGATCAACGCGGCGCACACGTGAAGTGCTTCGCGCCCAATATTGCGCAGCATCACGTCGTCAATCACATCACCGGGGAAGAAATGCCCGAGACGCGTAACGTGCTCGTCGAATCTGCGCGCATCGTGCGTGGGGCAATCGAGGATATTCGTGAGGCTGACATCAGCGAATTCGACGCGCTCATCATCCCGGGTGGCTTTGGCGCAGCGAAAAACCTGTCCAACTTTGCAGCTGAAGGCGCGGGCTGCAAGCTCCAGGTTGAAGTGTTGGCGATGGCCGAAGCATTCGCCGAAGCGGGTAAACCGATCGGCCTGATCTGCGTGTCCCCCGCCCTTGCCGCCAAAATCTATGGTCCCGGCGTCACCTGCACCATCGGCAACGACGCCGACACCGCTGCCAAGATCACCAAAATGGGCGGCCAGCACGAAGACTGTGAAGCCACTGAAATCGTCGAAGACAAAGCCAGGAAGCTGGTCTGCACGCCCGCCTACATGGTGGCCACGTCCATTGGTGAGGCGGCGGCGGGTATTAACAAGCTGGTTGACCGGGTGCTGGAGCTCACTCAACAGAACGAATGA
- a CDS encoding DedA family protein, whose amino-acid sequence MMLQQFLQEFGYFALFLGTFFEGETILVLAGFLAFRGYMDINLVVVVAFFGSYAGDQLWYFMGRKHGRKLLARKPRWQLMGDRALEHIRRHPDIWVLSFRFVYGLRTVMPVAIGLSGYPPGRYLLLNGIGAAVWAAALGAAAYHFGAVLEGLLGNVKKYELWVLGALLILGAGLWVRRRLKNARIARQAKLAIPATVEVKNRPDE is encoded by the coding sequence ATGATGCTCCAGCAATTTCTGCAAGAATTTGGCTACTTTGCCCTCTTCCTAGGGACCTTTTTTGAAGGTGAGACCATTCTGGTACTTGCCGGATTTCTTGCGTTCCGCGGATACATGGACATCAATCTGGTGGTGGTCGTAGCGTTTTTCGGCAGCTACGCCGGCGATCAGCTGTGGTATTTCATGGGGCGCAAGCACGGCCGCAAACTGCTGGCCCGCAAGCCACGCTGGCAGCTCATGGGTGATAGGGCGCTGGAACATATTCGGCGACATCCGGACATTTGGGTGCTGAGCTTTCGTTTCGTTTACGGACTGCGAACGGTAATGCCGGTTGCCATCGGCTTGTCGGGGTATCCGCCGGGCCGCTATTTGTTGCTTAACGGAATCGGCGCGGCGGTGTGGGCTGCCGCACTCGGAGCTGCCGCCTATCACTTTGGCGCAGTGCTCGAAGGCTTGCTGGGCAACGTCAAGAAATACGAGTTGTGGGTGCTCGGCGCACTGCTCATCCTGGGTGCCGGGCTCTGGGTGCGTCGCAGGCTGAAAAACGCCCGCATCGCCAGGCAGGCCAAGCTGGCCATTCCCGCCACTGTCGAAGTCAAGAACCGGCCTGACGAGTAA
- the ppk1 gene encoding polyphosphate kinase 1: MNTEGLTEAAVEIDAQDATPVVEPTIEVLPALEPPHPVAPAIVVPNLDDTSLYIHRELSQLQFNIRVLEQALDESYPLLERLKFLLIFSSNLDEFFEIRVAGLKKQITFAREQAGADGLQPHQALARISELVHGHVDRQYAILNDILLPELEKHQVRFIRRRYWTTKLKTWVRRYFRDEIAPIITPIGLDPTHPFPLLVNKSLNFIVELEGIDAFGRDSGLAIIPAPRLLPRIIKVPEEVGGPGDNYVFLSSMIHAHADDLFQGMKVKGCYQFRLTRNADLALDSEDVEDLARALRGELFSRRYGDAVRLEVADTCPKHLSDYLLKQFNLSETELYQVNGPVNLTRLFSITGLDSHPELQYLPFTPAIPKLLQNSENIFNVISKQDILLLHPFESFTPVVDLLRQAAKDPHVLAVRQTLYRSGANSEIVDALVDAARNGKEVTAVIELRARFDEESNLQLASRLQAAGAVVIYGVVGFKTHAKMMLILRREAGEIVRYAHLGTGNYHAGNARLYTDYSLLTSDDALCEDVGKLFSQLIGMGKTLRMKKLLHAPFTLKKGMLDMIARETQFALEGKPAHIIAKFNSLTDPKIIRALYKASQSGVKIDLVVRGMCCLRPGIAGVSHNIHVRSIIGRFLEHTRVFYFLNGGEEQMFLSSADWMERNLDKRVETCFPVEGKKLILRVKKELESYLTDNTHSWLLQSDGRYVRSTPTGNQNARSAQATLLERLSNPVLSVR, encoded by the coding sequence ATGAATACCGAAGGACTCACCGAAGCCGCCGTCGAGATCGATGCCCAGGACGCTACTCCAGTCGTCGAACCGACGATTGAAGTCTTACCGGCCCTGGAGCCTCCTCACCCGGTGGCACCCGCTATCGTCGTCCCTAACCTGGATGACACCAGCCTCTACATCCACCGCGAACTGTCGCAGTTGCAGTTCAACATTCGCGTGTTGGAGCAGGCGCTTGATGAGTCCTACCCGCTGCTTGAGCGGCTGAAGTTCCTGCTGATCTTCTCCAGTAACCTGGATGAATTCTTCGAAATCCGTGTGGCCGGCCTCAAAAAGCAGATCACCTTCGCCCGCGAACAAGCTGGCGCCGATGGCTTGCAGCCGCATCAGGCGCTTGCTCGCATCAGTGAACTGGTTCATGGCCACGTTGATCGTCAGTACGCCATTCTCAACGACATCCTTTTGCCGGAACTCGAAAAGCATCAGGTGCGTTTCATTCGTCGTCGTTACTGGACCACCAAGCTAAAAACCTGGGTGCGCCGTTACTTCCGTGACGAGATCGCTCCGATCATTACCCCGATTGGCCTCGATCCGACGCACCCGTTCCCGCTGTTGGTAAACAAAAGCCTGAACTTCATCGTTGAGCTGGAAGGCATCGACGCTTTCGGTCGCGATTCGGGTCTGGCGATCATTCCGGCGCCGCGTCTGCTGCCTCGCATCATCAAGGTGCCGGAAGAGGTTGGCGGGCCTGGCGATAACTATGTATTCCTGTCGTCAATGATCCACGCGCATGCCGATGACTTGTTCCAAGGCATGAAGGTCAAGGGTTGCTATCAGTTCCGCCTGACCCGTAACGCCGACCTGGCGCTGGATTCCGAAGACGTAGAAGACCTGGCGCGTGCGCTGCGGGGCGAGCTGTTTTCACGTCGCTATGGCGATGCGGTGCGTCTGGAAGTGGCGGACACCTGTCCGAAACACCTGTCGGACTACTTGCTCAAGCAGTTCAACCTGAGCGAGACAGAGTTGTACCAGGTCAATGGCCCGGTCAACCTCACGCGGCTTTTCAGCATCACTGGCCTCGACAGCCACCCGGAGCTGCAATACCTGCCGTTCACGCCAGCCATTCCGAAGCTGCTGCAGAACAGCGAAAACATCTTCAACGTGATCAGCAAGCAGGACATCCTGCTGTTGCACCCGTTCGAGTCTTTCACGCCGGTAGTGGATTTGCTGCGTCAGGCAGCCAAAGACCCTCACGTGCTGGCGGTGCGCCAAACCCTTTACCGCAGCGGCGCCAACTCTGAAATCGTTGATGCACTGGTGGACGCCGCGCGCAACGGCAAGGAAGTCACGGCGGTCATTGAGCTGCGTGCACGGTTCGACGAAGAATCCAACCTGCAACTCGCCAGCCGTTTGCAGGCAGCGGGCGCGGTAGTGATTTACGGTGTGGTCGGTTTCAAGACGCACGCCAAGATGATGCTGATCCTGCGTCGCGAGGCGGGGGAGATCGTGCGTTACGCGCATTTAGGTACGGGCAACTATCACGCCGGCAACGCGCGTCTTTATACCGACTACAGCTTGCTGACCTCAGACGACGCTTTGTGCGAGGACGTGGGCAAGCTGTTCAGTCAGTTGATCGGCATGGGCAAGACTTTGCGCATGAAGAAGTTGCTGCATGCACCGTTCACCCTGAAAAAGGGCATGCTCGACATGATCGCCCGCGAGACCCAGTTTGCGCTTGAAGGCAAGCCGGCTCACATCATCGCCAAGTTCAACTCCCTGACCGATCCGAAGATCATTCGGGCGTTGTACAAGGCCAGTCAGTCCGGGGTGAAAATCGATCTCGTGGTGCGCGGGATGTGCTGTCTGCGCCCTGGCATTGCGGGCGTGTCGCACAACATTCACGTGCGCTCGATCATCGGCCGCTTCCTTGAGCACACGCGGGTGTTCTATTTCCTCAATGGCGGTGAAGAACAGATGTTTCTGTCCAGCGCCGACTGGATGGAGCGCAACCTCGACAAGCGCGTCGAGACCTGCTTCCCGGTTGAGGGCAAGAAGCTGATTCTGCGGGTCAAGAAGGAACTGGAGTCATACCTGACCGACAACACTCACAGCTGGCTGCTGCAGTCTGATGGCCGGTATGTGCGCAGCACGCCAACCGGCAATCAGAACGCCCGAAGCGCCCAGGCGACCCTGCTGGAACGCCTGAGCAACCCGGTTCTCAGCGTACGGTAA
- the ppx gene encoding exopolyphosphatase: MPQSTAKNLSLIAAIDLGSNSFHMVVAKANQGEIRILERLGEKVQLAAGIDDERQLSEESMQRGLDCLKRFAQLINGMPPGAVRIVGTNALREARNRGEFIRRAEEILGHPVEVISGREEARLIYLGVSHTLADTPGKRLVADIGGGSTEFIIGQRFEPLLRESLQMGCVSFTQRYFKDGKITPARYAQAYTAARLEIMSIEHALHRLTWDEAIGSSGTIRAIGLALKAGGHGTGEVNAEGLAWLKRKLFKLGEVDKIDFDGIKPDRRAIFPAGLAILEAIFDALELQRMDHCEGALREGVLYDLLGRHHHEDVRERTLGSLMDRYHVDLEQAERVERKALHALEQVAKAWDLEDDSYRELLSWAAKVHEVGLDIAHYQYHKHGAYLIEHSDLAGFSREDQQMLALLVRGHRRNIPKDKFAEFGAEGVKLIRLCVLLRFAILFHHIRGTQEMPQPVLTANGNSLDVLFPDGWLENNQLTQADFGLEADWLTRVGIDLTVR, translated from the coding sequence ATGCCGCAATCCACAGCCAAAAACCTCTCGCTGATCGCTGCGATCGACTTGGGCTCCAACAGTTTTCACATGGTGGTAGCCAAAGCCAATCAGGGCGAAATACGCATTCTTGAGCGCTTGGGCGAGAAAGTGCAGCTGGCCGCCGGGATCGACGACGAGCGCCAGCTCAGCGAAGAGTCCATGCAGCGCGGACTCGACTGCCTCAAGCGTTTTGCCCAACTGATTAATGGAATGCCGCCGGGCGCCGTCCGGATCGTCGGCACCAACGCCCTGCGAGAAGCACGTAATCGCGGCGAATTCATCCGTCGCGCTGAAGAAATCCTGGGCCATCCCGTTGAAGTCATTTCCGGCCGAGAAGAAGCGCGTCTGATCTACCTCGGCGTCTCACACACACTGGCCGATACCCCAGGCAAACGTTTGGTTGCCGACATTGGCGGTGGCAGCACCGAGTTCATCATCGGCCAGCGCTTTGAGCCGTTGCTGCGTGAAAGCCTGCAAATGGGCTGCGTCAGCTTTACTCAGCGTTATTTCAAAGACGGCAAAATCACCCCGGCGCGTTACGCCCAGGCCTACACAGCCGCGCGGCTGGAGATCATGAGCATCGAACACGCTCTGCACCGCCTGACCTGGGATGAGGCGATCGGCTCTTCTGGCACGATCCGCGCCATCGGTCTGGCGCTCAAGGCGGGCGGCCATGGCACCGGGGAGGTCAACGCAGAAGGGCTCGCCTGGCTCAAGCGCAAGCTTTTCAAGCTGGGTGAAGTCGACAAGATCGACTTCGACGGTATCAAGCCTGACCGCCGCGCGATCTTTCCGGCAGGGCTGGCGATTCTTGAAGCGATTTTCGATGCCCTCGAACTTCAGCGCATGGACCACTGCGAAGGTGCACTGCGCGAAGGCGTGCTCTACGACCTGCTGGGTCGCCATCATCACGAGGATGTACGTGAACGCACCCTCGGTTCGCTCATGGACCGCTACCACGTTGATCTGGAACAGGCTGAACGCGTCGAGCGCAAAGCGCTGCATGCGCTGGAGCAGGTCGCCAAAGCGTGGGACCTGGAAGACGACAGCTATCGGGAACTACTGAGCTGGGCGGCGAAGGTCCACGAAGTCGGGCTCGACATCGCGCATTACCAATACCACAAGCACGGTGCCTACCTGATAGAGCACTCGGACCTGGCCGGGTTCTCGCGTGAAGACCAGCAAATGCTCGCGCTGCTGGTGCGCGGCCATCGCCGTAATATTCCGAAGGATAAATTCGCCGAGTTTGGCGCTGAAGGCGTGAAGCTGATCCGACTGTGCGTACTGCTGCGCTTCGCGATCCTGTTTCATCACATTCGCGGCACCCAAGAGATGCCGCAACCTGTGCTGACTGCCAATGGCAATAGCCTTGACGTGCTGTTCCCCGATGGCTGGCTTGAGAACAACCAGCTGACTCAGGCCGACTTCGGCCTGGAAGCCGACTGGCTGACCCGAGTCGGGATCGACCTTACCGTACGCTGA
- a CDS encoding amino acid ABC transporter ATP-binding protein — translation MPLLRISALHKYYGDHHVLKGIDLTVEEGQVVAIIGRSGSGKSTLLRTLNGLESINDGVIEVDGEYLDAARADLRSLRQKVGMVFQQFNLFAHLTVGENVMLAPQVVKKVSKAQAAKLAREMLERVGLGEKFDAFPDRLSGGQQQRVAIARALAMSPKVLLCDEITSALDPELVNEVLSVVRQLAKDGMTLIMVTHEMRFAREVGDKLVFMHQGKVHEVGDPKILMANPRTPELANFIGSVEQGA, via the coding sequence ATGCCTCTGCTTAGAATTTCCGCGCTGCATAAGTACTACGGCGATCATCACGTCCTTAAAGGCATCGATCTGACCGTCGAGGAGGGCCAGGTCGTGGCTATCATCGGCCGTAGCGGCTCGGGCAAAAGCACCCTGTTGCGCACGCTCAACGGCCTTGAGTCGATCAACGATGGCGTAATCGAAGTTGATGGCGAGTACCTCGACGCCGCACGCGCTGACTTGCGCTCGTTGCGTCAGAAAGTCGGGATGGTGTTTCAGCAGTTCAACCTGTTCGCGCACCTGACGGTTGGCGAAAACGTGATGCTCGCCCCGCAAGTGGTGAAGAAGGTGTCGAAGGCCCAAGCGGCCAAGCTTGCGCGAGAGATGCTCGAACGCGTGGGGCTGGGTGAGAAATTCGATGCGTTCCCTGACCGATTGTCAGGCGGACAGCAGCAGCGCGTGGCCATTGCCCGTGCGCTGGCCATGTCGCCTAAAGTGCTGCTGTGCGATGAAATTACTTCGGCACTCGACCCGGAGCTGGTCAATGAAGTGCTCAGCGTGGTGCGTCAACTCGCCAAAGACGGCATGACCTTGATCATGGTGACCCACGAAATGCGCTTCGCCCGGGAAGTCGGTGACAAGCTGGTTTTCATGCATCAGGGAAAGGTGCATGAGGTGGGTGACCCAAAAATCCTGATGGCCAACCCAAGAACGCCAGAGCTGGCGAATTTCATTGGATCGGTCGAACAGGGCGCCTAG
- a CDS encoding amino acid ABC transporter permease: MMDFTLWDIVRNLLIGLQWTLALSLVAFIGGGIIGLLVMTMRISDTSAFRTLARCHIELFQGTPLLMQLFLVFFGVALLGVDISPWVAAALALTLFTSAYLAEIWRGCVESISKGQWEASASLALTPLEQLRYVILPQALRIAVAPTVGFSVQVVKGTAVTSIIGFTELTKTGGMLANATFQPFMVYGFVALGYFMLCYPLSLSARYLERRLHASA; this comes from the coding sequence CTGATGGATTTCACGCTATGGGACATCGTGCGCAATTTGCTGATCGGCCTGCAATGGACGCTGGCACTGTCGCTGGTGGCGTTCATCGGTGGCGGGATCATCGGCTTGCTGGTGATGACGATGCGTATCTCAGACACGTCTGCGTTTCGCACCCTTGCGCGCTGCCACATCGAGCTGTTTCAAGGTACGCCGCTGTTGATGCAGCTGTTTCTGGTGTTCTTCGGCGTTGCGCTGCTGGGCGTTGATATTTCGCCCTGGGTCGCAGCGGCGCTGGCGCTGACGCTGTTTACCAGCGCTTACCTGGCTGAAATCTGGCGCGGCTGTGTCGAATCGATTTCCAAAGGGCAGTGGGAAGCGTCGGCAAGCCTTGCACTGACGCCCCTTGAGCAGTTGCGCTACGTCATCCTGCCGCAGGCGTTGCGCATTGCAGTGGCGCCCACCGTGGGGTTCTCGGTGCAAGTGGTCAAAGGTACAGCGGTGACGTCGATCATCGGCTTTACCGAACTGACCAAAACCGGCGGCATGCTCGCCAACGCCACGTTTCAACCTTTTATGGTCTACGGCTTCGTTGCCTTGGGCTACTTCATGCTTTGCTACCCGCTGTCGCTCAGCGCTCGCTACCTGGAAAGGAGACTTCATGCCTCTGCTTAG
- a CDS encoding amino acid ABC transporter permease, translating into MAYQFDFIPVLQNADLLLRGALFTLELTAIGTLLGVSLGIVGAIVRAWKIQPFSAIFGVYVELIRNTPFLVQLFFIFFGLPSLGIQISEWQAAILAMVINLGAYSTEIIRAGIQAISPGQIEASAALAMTRYETFRHVVLVPALGKVWPALSSQIIIVMLGSAVCSQIATEELSFAANFIQSRNFRAFETYIVTTLIYLCMALLIRQLLGWIGRRYIARSR; encoded by the coding sequence ATGGCTTATCAGTTCGACTTCATACCGGTCCTGCAAAACGCTGATCTTCTGTTGCGCGGGGCCTTGTTCACGCTGGAACTGACCGCGATAGGGACACTGCTCGGGGTTAGCCTGGGCATCGTCGGCGCCATCGTCAGGGCCTGGAAAATCCAGCCGTTCTCGGCCATTTTCGGGGTTTATGTCGAGCTGATACGCAACACACCGTTTCTGGTGCAGTTGTTCTTTATCTTCTTCGGCCTACCGTCGCTGGGTATCCAGATTTCCGAATGGCAGGCTGCGATCCTGGCCATGGTGATCAACCTGGGCGCCTACTCCACGGAAATCATCCGGGCGGGCATCCAGGCGATTTCCCCCGGACAGATCGAGGCGTCGGCCGCCTTGGCGATGACGCGCTACGAGACCTTCCGTCATGTGGTGCTGGTCCCGGCGCTGGGCAAAGTCTGGCCGGCGCTCAGCAGCCAGATCATCATCGTGATGCTTGGCTCGGCAGTGTGTTCGCAGATCGCGACCGAGGAGTTGAGCTTCGCGGCCAACTTCATTCAGTCACGTAACTTCCGCGCGTTCGAGACCTACATCGTTACCACGCTGATTTACCTGTGCATGGCGCTGCTGATTCGCCAGTTGCTCGGCTGGATCGGGCGTCGCTATATCGCAAGGAGCCGCTGA
- a CDS encoding transporter substrate-binding domain-containing protein, with amino-acid sequence MTKRSSALLAALFASLMLTQAPAHANGLDDVTARGTLKVAVPQDFPPFGSVGPDMKPRGLDIDTAQLIANQLKVKLELTPVNSTNRIPYLTTGKVDLVISSLGKNPDREKVIDFSSAYAPFYLAVFGPPDAAINSLDDLKGKTISVTRGAIEDIELTKVAPPEVTIKRFEDNNSTIAAYLAGQTDLIASGNVVMVAISEKNPKRIPALKVKLKDSPVYVGVNKGQPELLAKVNEIIEAGKKDGVLEKNSQTWLKQPLPADL; translated from the coding sequence ATGACCAAGCGTTCCAGCGCTCTGCTTGCCGCCCTGTTTGCCAGCCTGATGCTCACCCAAGCTCCCGCCCATGCCAACGGCCTTGATGACGTGACCGCACGCGGCACCTTGAAAGTCGCTGTACCACAGGACTTCCCACCATTTGGTTCGGTCGGCCCAGACATGAAACCGCGTGGTCTGGACATCGACACTGCACAACTGATTGCCAACCAGCTGAAGGTCAAGCTAGAGCTGACGCCGGTCAATAGCACCAACCGCATTCCGTACCTGACCACTGGCAAAGTCGACCTGGTGATCTCCAGCCTCGGCAAAAACCCGGACCGTGAGAAAGTCATTGATTTCTCCAGTGCGTACGCCCCGTTCTATCTGGCTGTGTTTGGCCCGCCTGATGCAGCCATCAACAGCCTGGACGACCTCAAAGGCAAAACCATCAGCGTGACCCGTGGCGCCATCGAGGACATCGAGCTGACCAAAGTCGCCCCACCTGAAGTGACCATCAAGCGCTTCGAAGACAACAACTCGACCATCGCTGCCTATCTGGCGGGCCAGACTGACCTGATTGCCAGCGGCAACGTGGTCATGGTCGCTATCAGCGAGAAGAATCCCAAGCGTATCCCGGCGCTGAAAGTGAAACTCAAGGACTCCCCGGTCTACGTCGGCGTGAACAAAGGGCAACCTGAACTGTTGGCCAAAGTGAATGAAATCATCGAAGCCGGGAAGAAAGACGGCGTCCTTGAAAAGAACTCCCAGACCTGGCTCAAGCAACCTCTGCCTGCCGATCTTTGA
- a CDS encoding FadR/GntR family transcriptional regulator produces the protein MHPSPIAVPEAAFQAIRKLIAEQGYAPGDSLPSQRDLALRLGVSRASLREALSSLSALGVVSVQPGKGVFVQAISEPQQSTGGFSWPFAATASPTETFQLRYALEGFAAGLAAVTMTAEERDRLEDNVESMRLELRAGDFDCAARLDFDFHRRILVASGNQAILSIITASADIFLESQKLPFIRPGRAMETWQEHRKILRALARNASGPAQKAMQEHIRGAALRTGIVFVAPSG, from the coding sequence ATGCATCCGAGCCCTATCGCAGTACCCGAAGCGGCCTTTCAGGCGATCCGAAAACTGATCGCCGAGCAAGGCTATGCACCCGGCGACAGCCTGCCTTCACAGCGGGACCTTGCGTTGCGCCTTGGCGTCAGTCGCGCTTCGCTGCGTGAGGCATTGTCCTCATTGAGTGCGCTGGGGGTTGTCAGCGTGCAGCCTGGCAAAGGCGTGTTCGTTCAAGCTATTTCTGAACCACAACAGAGCACTGGGGGGTTTTCCTGGCCTTTCGCAGCGACTGCCTCGCCGACTGAGACATTTCAGCTGCGCTACGCCCTCGAAGGCTTTGCGGCGGGGCTCGCGGCAGTGACAATGACGGCTGAAGAGCGTGACCGCCTGGAGGACAACGTCGAATCGATGCGCCTTGAGTTGCGTGCCGGTGATTTCGATTGCGCTGCGCGGTTGGACTTTGATTTTCATCGCCGCATTCTCGTCGCCAGTGGCAACCAGGCGATTCTCAGCATTATTACTGCCAGCGCTGACATCTTCCTTGAGAGCCAGAAACTGCCGTTCATTCGCCCCGGCAGGGCCATGGAAACCTGGCAGGAGCATCGCAAGATCCTGCGGGCACTGGCGCGCAATGCATCGGGGCCGGCGCAAAAAGCCATGCAGGAGCACATACGGGGCGCAGCACTGCGGACCGGGATCGTATTTGTTGCGCCGTCGGGCTGA
- the trxA gene encoding thioredoxin TrxA has translation MSSELIKHVSDASFEADVLKASGPVLVDYWAEWCGPCKMIAPVLDDIAGTYEGKLTIAKLNIDENKETPAKHGVRGIPTLMLFKDGEVAATKVGALSKSQLQAFLDANI, from the coding sequence ATGAGTAGCGAACTTATCAAACACGTTAGCGACGCAAGCTTCGAAGCCGACGTGCTCAAAGCCTCCGGTCCTGTTCTGGTGGATTACTGGGCTGAATGGTGTGGCCCGTGCAAGATGATTGCTCCAGTTCTGGACGACATCGCTGGCACCTACGAAGGCAAGCTGACCATTGCCAAGCTGAACATCGACGAAAACAAGGAAACGCCAGCCAAGCACGGCGTTCGCGGTATTCCGACCCTGATGCTGTTCAAGGACGGTGAAGTGGCGGCGACCAAGGTCGGCGCGCTCTCCAAGTCTCAGTTGCAAGCGTTCCTCGACGCTAACATCTGA